The genome window GCGGCACACCGCGCGATTGTTGTCGTGGATTCGGCCCCCAACCAATACGGTAGAGGGAGTTACCCGGCGAATCGCGCCTTGGCCGCGGACCCGGCGTCGGATGTACATACATGTATTCCGGCCGCGCTGACCAACTTAGGAACGGATCTTCTCTGTGCTCGCAAACGTAGTTGCCCAGTCCACCCAGCCGGCAGGCGGGGGTTTCGATATTTTCAGCCTGCTTCTCCCGCTCGCCCTCATCTTCCTCATCTTCACGATGTTCCGGAAGCAGCGGAAGATGAAGCAGGAAGTTGCTGAGCAGCGGACGCAGATGGTTCCCGGCACCGAGGTGATGACCAACTTCGGCCTTTTCGGCACGATCGTCTCCCTCGATGAGGACAACAACAAGGCCCTCATCGAGATCTCACCGGGCGT of Arthrobacter sp. JZ12 contains these proteins:
- a CDS encoding preprotein translocase subunit YajC translates to MLANVVAQSTQPAGGGFDIFSLLLPLALIFLIFTMFRKQRKMKQEVAEQRTQMVPGTEVMTNFGLFGTIVSLDEDNNKALIEISPGVTATVHSQTLSKVVTPEPAAEEPGIVPDDASSLTHPADADTERPVHQETPEETVERLNRENARERDRNDRERNDKDQ